A region from the Catellatospora sp. TT07R-123 genome encodes:
- a CDS encoding NAD(P)-dependent oxidoreductase: protein MRLTLFAATGGIGRHILDQATAAGHEVTTVVRDPGKLPAGVRAVRADLTAPDPQALREAVAGADAVLSGLGPRRRADSGVTAPGTRAIIAAMQDTGVRRIVVVSAAPVGTVASPGNPHPPRHDPGDAFFVKYVGGPLIKAILREHYADLALMEDALRAGGLDWTSFRPPRLTDKPLSGRYRLALGRNAPGAFASRADVAHAMLAALGQPETVGQTVGIAS, encoded by the coding sequence ATGCGCCTCACCCTATTCGCCGCCACCGGCGGCATCGGCCGCCACATCCTCGACCAGGCCACCGCCGCGGGCCACGAGGTCACCACGGTCGTCCGCGACCCGGGCAAGCTGCCCGCGGGCGTGCGCGCGGTGCGCGCCGACCTCACCGCACCCGACCCGCAGGCGCTGCGCGAGGCGGTGGCCGGTGCCGACGCGGTGCTGTCCGGGCTCGGCCCGCGCCGCCGCGCCGACTCCGGCGTCACCGCCCCGGGCACGCGCGCCATCATCGCGGCGATGCAGGACACCGGCGTACGCCGGATCGTCGTGGTCAGCGCCGCGCCCGTGGGCACGGTCGCCTCCCCCGGCAACCCGCACCCGCCCCGCCACGACCCCGGCGACGCCTTCTTCGTCAAGTACGTCGGCGGCCCGCTGATCAAGGCCATCCTGCGCGAGCACTACGCCGACCTGGCCCTGATGGAGGACGCGCTGCGCGCCGGCGGCCTGGACTGGACCTCGTTCCGGCCGCCCCGGCTCACCGACAAACCGCTGTCCGGCCGGTACCGGCTCGCCCTCGGCCGCAACGCGCCCGGCGCCTTCGCCAGCCGGGCCGACGTCGCCCACGCCATGCTGGCCGCGCTCGGGCAGCCGGAGACCGTCGGGCAGACCGTGGGCATCGCGAGCTGA
- a CDS encoding DUF4142 domain-containing protein has translation MKPIRWLFIVVVATVAVAVATPAAAQPSPNDKTFLVSAHQAYLAGMAAAGLAAQRGTASQVKDLGNRFHDEYAKLDADLTAVAQRSGVKLPGEMSQNQQAVADQLKQATAGAPFDALWLRTQRAATGDTMKDIQQERNYGTDRAVKAHADQALDVVRDQYVAVDAAGAQLGLWPSR, from the coding sequence ATGAAGCCGATCAGATGGCTGTTCATCGTTGTCGTGGCGACGGTCGCGGTGGCCGTCGCCACGCCTGCCGCCGCCCAGCCTTCCCCGAACGACAAGACGTTCCTGGTCTCGGCGCACCAGGCGTACCTGGCGGGGATGGCCGCGGCCGGCCTGGCCGCGCAGCGCGGCACCGCGTCGCAGGTCAAGGACCTGGGCAACCGGTTCCACGACGAGTACGCGAAGCTCGACGCCGACCTGACGGCGGTGGCGCAGCGGTCGGGGGTCAAGCTTCCCGGCGAGATGAGCCAGAACCAGCAGGCGGTCGCCGACCAGCTGAAGCAGGCCACCGCCGGGGCGCCGTTCGACGCGTTGTGGCTGCGCACGCAGCGTGCCGCGACGGGCGACACCATGAAGGACATCCAGCAGGAACGCAACTACGGCACCGACCGGGCCGTGAAGGCCCACGCCGACCAGGCCCTGGACGTCGTCCGCGACCAGTATGTCGCCGTGGACGCGGCCGGGGCGCAACTGGGGCTGTGGCCCAGCCGGTAG
- a CDS encoding NAD-binding protein: MPSAPSHHFVLNGSDDLTYRLAQQLSDRYRTEVVVLMTPAQQAPGRDFSDLPRVRLIVTDVVDERALQQAGLAAASGLALTVQDDVGNLSLALLARELAPSVRLVVRMYHTSLGHGIEALLGNTRVLSDAEIAAPELVATALGEVAATPVQVGRRTLVVAPRDAVPPQDVVCGLADLAPADGPDVLPADDRTADLVLAEQRGPASLWETTLGLSKVAPKRPSRLGQLAAFLGALVSRKTRIAVTLVLGLILAAGFALGRSLGQPAWDGFYAAATAVLGGPQPTPEYRHSQQALQLLLGLAGLAFIPLVTALVVEGTVRARLAVAQLRLSQPRAGHVVVVGLGGVGTRVLRLLHDRNIAMLAIAQNEDDRGVALARELNIPLIIGDPARETTMRQAGVERCKALLAVDRSDVANLQTALYGRKLQPNLRVVLRVFNPDLAERVRTTFDLPLSRSVSNLAVPAFAEALMDREVIGTISVDRRVLLIADVYVSPGSPLAAETTAGIDQPGRVRVIAVTEFGEPRPLWKPSPLRRVRERDKLTVVASRDGLTELTARAARG; encoded by the coding sequence ATGCCGTCCGCCCCGTCGCACCACTTCGTCCTCAACGGATCCGACGATCTGACGTACCGCCTGGCCCAGCAGCTGTCCGACCGGTACCGCACCGAGGTCGTCGTGCTGATGACCCCGGCGCAGCAGGCCCCGGGCCGCGACTTCAGCGACCTGCCCCGGGTGCGCCTGATCGTCACCGACGTCGTCGACGAACGCGCCCTCCAGCAGGCAGGGCTCGCCGCCGCGTCCGGGCTGGCCCTGACCGTGCAGGACGACGTCGGCAACCTCTCCCTGGCCCTGCTGGCGCGGGAGCTGGCCCCGTCGGTGCGGCTGGTGGTGCGGATGTACCACACCTCGCTCGGCCACGGCATCGAAGCGCTGCTCGGCAACACCCGGGTGCTGTCCGACGCCGAGATCGCCGCACCGGAACTGGTCGCCACCGCGCTCGGCGAGGTCGCGGCCACGCCGGTGCAGGTCGGGCGGCGCACCCTGGTCGTCGCGCCACGCGACGCCGTCCCGCCGCAGGACGTCGTCTGCGGGCTGGCCGATCTCGCCCCCGCCGACGGCCCGGACGTGCTGCCCGCCGACGACCGCACCGCCGACCTGGTGCTGGCCGAGCAGCGCGGCCCCGCCTCGCTGTGGGAGACCACGCTGGGCCTGAGCAAGGTGGCCCCGAAGCGGCCGTCGCGACTGGGCCAGCTCGCCGCCTTCCTGGGCGCGCTCGTCTCACGCAAGACCCGGATCGCGGTCACGCTGGTGCTCGGGCTCATCCTGGCCGCCGGGTTCGCGCTCGGGCGCAGCCTCGGCCAGCCCGCCTGGGACGGCTTCTACGCCGCCGCGACCGCCGTGCTCGGCGGCCCCCAGCCCACCCCCGAGTACCGCCACTCCCAGCAGGCCCTGCAACTGCTGCTCGGGCTGGCCGGGCTGGCGTTCATCCCGCTGGTGACCGCGCTGGTGGTCGAGGGCACCGTACGCGCCCGGCTGGCCGTGGCGCAGCTGCGGCTCAGCCAGCCGCGCGCCGGGCACGTGGTCGTGGTCGGGCTCGGCGGCGTCGGCACCCGGGTGCTGCGGCTGCTGCACGACCGGAACATCGCCATGCTCGCCATCGCCCAGAACGAGGACGACCGCGGCGTCGCCCTGGCCCGGGAACTGAACATCCCGCTGATCATCGGCGACCCGGCGCGGGAGACCACCATGCGCCAGGCCGGGGTCGAGCGGTGCAAGGCGCTGCTGGCGGTCGACCGCTCCGACGTGGCCAACCTCCAGACGGCGCTCTACGGCCGCAAGCTCCAGCCCAACCTGCGCGTCGTGCTGCGCGTGTTCAACCCCGACCTGGCCGAGCGGGTGCGCACCACGTTCGACCTGCCGCTGTCGCGCAGCGTCTCCAACCTGGCCGTGCCGGCCTTCGCCGAGGCGCTGATGGACCGCGAGGTCATCGGCACCATCTCGGTGGACCGGCGGGTGCTGCTCATCGCCGACGTGTACGTGTCACCCGGTTCGCCGCTGGCCGCCGAGACCACCGCGGGGATCGACCAGCCCGGCCGGGTGCGGGTCATCGCGGTGACCGAGTTCGGCGAGCCCCGGCCGCTGTGGAAGCCCAGCCCGCTGCGGCGCGTCCGGGAGCGCGACAAGCTGACCGTGGTCGCCTCCCGCGACGGGCTGACCGAGCTGACGGCACGGGCCGCGCGGGGCTGA
- a CDS encoding MarR family transcriptional regulator codes for MTSVTAGDSRDRRRLTAGIKQTLRDLRNQLSILNRQVSGRLELRDIDLDCLDVISRHGPMSPSALARQVGLHPATLTGILDRLERAGWIARDRHPTDRRAVTLRAVTARGTEIFGLYAGMNASLDEICAGYDEAQLRTIADFLDRANAAGRDATEELSEADQ; via the coding sequence ATGACTTCCGTAACAGCTGGCGACAGCCGCGACCGCCGCCGGTTGACCGCGGGCATCAAGCAGACGCTGCGGGATCTGCGCAACCAGCTCTCCATCCTGAACCGGCAGGTCAGCGGGCGGCTGGAGCTGCGCGACATCGACCTGGACTGCCTCGACGTGATCAGCCGGCACGGCCCGATGAGCCCGAGCGCCCTGGCCCGCCAGGTGGGGCTGCACCCGGCCACGCTGACCGGCATCCTCGACCGGCTGGAGCGCGCGGGCTGGATCGCCCGCGACCGGCACCCGACCGACCGGCGGGCGGTCACGCTGCGGGCCGTGACCGCGCGCGGCACGGAGATCTTCGGCCTGTACGCGGGGATGAACGCCTCGCTCGACGAGATCTGCGCCGGTTACGACGAGGCGCAGCTGCGCACCATCGCCGACTTCCTCGACCGGGCCAACGCCGCCGGTCGCGACGCGACGGAGGAACTGTCCGAAGCCGATCAGTAG
- a CDS encoding cellulose binding domain-containing protein yields the protein MNPRTPLLAFALVAATLAVPPAQAQADTTVTVSVNARAGLERVSDAAIGVNHAVWDTELGTNAVADLMKDAGVQAMRYPGGSYSDIYHWRDNTAPGGYVAPNTDFDHFMAGVQRAGAQPVVIANYGTGTPQEAADWVRYANVEKHYGVKYWEIGNELYGNGHYGSAWEADDHADKSPAAYAENVKLFAQAMKAVDPTVKIGVVLTTPGNWPDGIVAGGDAGTWNQVVLSIAGPAVDFAILHWYPGGSGAADALSKTAQVTDAVWLVRNQIAKYAHKDLGIALTEINAGYGQNTQPGALFAADAYAALTAAGVFNVDWWNVHNGIGTVSTVEGRTDYGDFGLLSSASCNADGTVCEPALNTPFAPYFGLAMASRFARPGDQLIKAAASDPLVKVHAARRANGDLAVLLVNEDPANAKPVTLGYSGYSPAASAQVLTFGNGATAIATASGSATSVTLAPYSLTTLILHPVGATAGPAQPGRPAASGVTATDATLTWPASAGTGLKYELHRQNGTVTEQWGETTGTTFTVHNLTPGTRYTANVIVRDSAGRVSWASPPVTFQTGTPAASSCAVTFADVNDWGNGYVGSVDITNTGTSPIDSWNLAFSWPTAWQQFSGGWNGTWTATGSSVRASNADFNRTIAPGATVNIGFVGAYSGPNVPPALFTLNGTLCTTR from the coding sequence ATGAATCCACGGACCCCGCTGCTGGCGTTCGCGCTGGTGGCCGCCACACTGGCCGTGCCGCCCGCCCAGGCGCAGGCCGACACCACCGTCACCGTCTCCGTCAACGCCCGCGCCGGGCTGGAGCGCGTCAGCGACGCCGCGATCGGCGTCAACCACGCCGTCTGGGACACCGAGCTCGGCACCAACGCCGTCGCGGACCTGATGAAGGACGCCGGGGTGCAGGCGATGCGCTACCCCGGCGGCTCCTACTCCGACATCTACCACTGGCGCGACAACACCGCCCCCGGCGGCTACGTCGCGCCCAACACCGACTTCGACCACTTCATGGCCGGGGTCCAGCGGGCCGGGGCGCAGCCGGTGGTGATCGCCAACTACGGCACCGGCACGCCGCAGGAGGCCGCCGACTGGGTGCGCTACGCCAACGTCGAGAAGCACTACGGCGTGAAGTACTGGGAGATCGGCAACGAGCTCTACGGCAACGGCCACTACGGCTCCGCCTGGGAGGCCGACGACCACGCCGACAAGAGCCCCGCGGCGTACGCGGAGAACGTCAAGCTGTTCGCCCAGGCCATGAAGGCCGTCGACCCGACGGTCAAGATCGGCGTGGTGCTGACCACACCCGGCAACTGGCCCGACGGCATCGTCGCGGGCGGGGACGCGGGCACCTGGAACCAGGTCGTGCTGTCGATCGCCGGCCCCGCCGTCGACTTCGCGATCCTGCACTGGTACCCGGGCGGCTCCGGCGCCGCCGACGCGCTGTCCAAGACCGCGCAGGTCACCGACGCGGTATGGCTGGTGCGCAACCAGATCGCGAAGTACGCGCACAAGGACCTCGGCATCGCCCTCACCGAGATCAACGCCGGCTACGGCCAGAACACCCAGCCCGGGGCCCTGTTCGCCGCCGACGCGTACGCCGCGCTGACCGCCGCGGGCGTGTTCAACGTCGACTGGTGGAACGTCCACAACGGCATCGGCACCGTCTCCACCGTCGAGGGCCGGACCGACTACGGCGACTTCGGCCTGCTGTCCAGCGCGAGCTGCAACGCCGACGGCACCGTCTGCGAGCCCGCGCTGAACACGCCGTTCGCGCCGTACTTCGGCCTGGCGATGGCGTCGCGGTTCGCCCGGCCCGGCGACCAGCTCATCAAGGCCGCCGCCTCCGACCCGCTGGTCAAGGTGCACGCCGCCCGGCGGGCCAACGGCGACCTGGCCGTGCTGCTGGTCAACGAGGACCCGGCCAACGCCAAGCCGGTGACCCTGGGCTACTCCGGCTACTCCCCGGCCGCGAGCGCGCAGGTGCTCACCTTCGGCAACGGCGCCACCGCCATCGCGACCGCGTCCGGCAGCGCCACCTCGGTCACGCTCGCGCCGTACTCGCTGACCACGCTGATCCTGCACCCGGTCGGCGCGACCGCCGGGCCGGCCCAGCCCGGCCGCCCCGCCGCGAGCGGCGTCACCGCCACCGACGCGACGCTCACCTGGCCCGCCTCGGCCGGCACCGGCCTGAAGTACGAGCTGCACCGGCAGAACGGCACCGTCACCGAGCAGTGGGGCGAGACCACCGGCACCACGTTCACGGTGCACAACCTCACCCCGGGCACCCGGTACACCGCGAACGTGATCGTGCGCGACAGCGCGGGCCGGGTCTCCTGGGCCTCGCCGCCGGTCACCTTCCAGACCGGCACCCCGGCCGCCTCGTCCTGCGCGGTGACGTTCGCCGACGTCAACGACTGGGGCAACGGGTACGTCGGCAGCGTCGACATCACCAACACCGGCACCAGCCCGATCGACTCGTGGAACCTGGCCTTCAGCTGGCCGACCGCCTGGCAGCAGTTCTCCGGCGGCTGGAACGGCACGTGGACCGCGACCGGCAGCTCGGTCCGCGCGTCCAACGCCGACTTCAACCGCACCATCGCCCCCGGCGCCACGGTGAACATCGGCTTCGTCGGCGCCTACTCGGGCCCGAACGTCCCGCCCGCCCTCTTCACCCTCAACGGCACCCTCTGCACCACCCGCTGA